One genomic segment of Catalinimonas alkaloidigena includes these proteins:
- a CDS encoding site-specific integrase, translating into MKLLYVVRKAKAKRTGLAPLYARLQMKSQKTVEFSTGIFILPEQWDSRGNGKVLGEDRLANVYNNKLIDIRAEIISIHSDLERRGKRSTPAIVKGIFTGELKERATLVHAMQKYIQNRSYEPELSKSTVSNFRRQMKNVHHFLVFQKDLNLLCSDVNVRTLANLDNYLRGERRFKQVYCNRIIGFVKTVLDFAVLQEWIEYNPLNSFKYRRVERKKKVYLTQNELQKLVNHKFASWRLAQVAELFTFQCYTGLSYAELIRFDPSWIKIGVDGKEWIFTDRKKVHGAQCEIPLFTTAKKILEKWKYTVPTLDNQQYNRYLKEVAFIVGIDKHLTTHVGRKTFGNVLQENGVSIESISGMYGHADTRMTRSYYVDVSAVKVAKETEAIRNL; encoded by the coding sequence ATGAAGCTCCTCTATGTCGTTCGCAAGGCGAAGGCGAAGAGGACGGGATTGGCGCCGTTATATGCCAGGCTTCAAATGAAAAGCCAAAAGACAGTAGAGTTTTCTACGGGTATATTTATTTTACCTGAACAGTGGGATTCCCGAGGAAATGGTAAAGTGCTAGGCGAAGATCGTTTGGCTAATGTGTACAACAATAAGCTCATTGACATTAGGGCGGAGATAATTAGTATCCACAGTGACTTAGAACGACGTGGTAAACGATCAACTCCAGCCATTGTAAAGGGAATCTTTACAGGCGAGCTAAAAGAAAGAGCTACTCTCGTGCATGCAATGCAAAAGTACATCCAGAATCGCTCTTATGAACCTGAACTTTCCAAAAGTACGGTAAGTAATTTCAGAAGACAGATGAAAAACGTTCATCATTTCTTAGTCTTCCAAAAGGACCTTAATCTTTTATGTTCTGATGTCAATGTCCGTACTCTGGCAAATTTAGATAATTATCTCAGAGGCGAGAGAAGGTTTAAACAGGTATACTGCAATAGGATTATTGGTTTTGTCAAAACCGTTTTGGATTTCGCAGTACTTCAAGAATGGATTGAATATAATCCCTTAAACAGCTTTAAGTATAGAAGAGTTGAACGTAAAAAAAAGGTCTACTTAACCCAAAATGAGCTTCAAAAGCTGGTAAATCATAAGTTTGCCAGCTGGAGGCTGGCGCAAGTAGCTGAATTATTTACCTTTCAATGCTATACTGGCTTAAGTTATGCCGAACTCATACGATTTGACCCTTCATGGATTAAAATTGGTGTAGATGGCAAAGAATGGATATTCACCGACAGAAAAAAAGTACATGGTGCTCAGTGTGAGATTCCTTTGTTCACAACAGCAAAAAAAATCCTGGAAAAATGGAAATACACTGTTCCAACTTTAGACAACCAACAATATAATCGTTATCTCAAAGAGGTAGCATTCATTGTAGGTATTGATAAACATCTAACTACGCATGTTGGTCGTAAAACTTTCGGAAATGTCTTACAGGAAAATGGAGTCAGTATAGAAAGTATCTCTGGCATGTATGGCCATGCTGATACTCGTATGACAAGAAGTTATTATGTAGATGTGTCAGCAGTAAAAGTGGCAAAGGAAACAGAAGCTATTAGAAATTTATAA
- a CDS encoding type II toxin-antitoxin system HicA family toxin — protein sequence MKHPTKEGIIIFPNHGSQEMGKGLADVARKRKS from the coding sequence ATGAAGCACCCTACAAAAGAGGGTATTATCATTTTTCCTAATCATGGAAGCCAGGAGATGGGTAAAGGGTTAGCGGACGTCGCACGGAAAAGAAAATCTTAA
- a CDS encoding helix-turn-helix transcriptional regulator yields MKKLRKKIPIVVEKTNTGFSAYAKDYPIYTTGKSVADLLGNTVEAVNFYFEEEGYVADASNIQFEIDWQHFFQEYKIINANLLAQRIGVNASLLSQYAKGKKTPSPKQQRKILDGIHQIGQELAEMNLILR; encoded by the coding sequence ATGAAAAAGCTAAGAAAAAAAATACCGATAGTAGTAGAAAAAACCAATACAGGTTTTTCTGCTTATGCTAAAGACTATCCTATTTATACTACTGGAAAGTCGGTAGCTGATTTGTTAGGGAACACAGTTGAGGCAGTAAACTTTTACTTTGAAGAAGAAGGGTATGTAGCTGATGCTTCAAACATACAATTTGAGATAGACTGGCAGCACTTTTTTCAGGAGTACAAAATCATCAATGCTAACCTGCTTGCCCAACGCATTGGGGTAAATGCCTCATTGCTTTCTCAGTATGCAAAAGGCAAAAAGACACCTTCTCCCAAGCAACAAAGGAAGATATTAGATGGCATTCACCAAATTGGGCAGGAATTGGCTGAAATGAATCTCATTCTAAGATAG